GCGTCCGGTGGTATCTGCGGCATGAAGCACCCGTGGATAAGAATGGGCAGCTTCTAAGGTCATTGCCAATTCTTCCCCTTTGCGGTCAAACTGCACCCCTAACTCAACGAGGGTTTCAATACTAGAAGCAGCATTTTCCACGAGAAACTTTACTGCTTCCGGAATACAGAGTCCAACCCCGGCTTTGAGCGTATCCTGATAGTGATTTTCCGTTGAATCGCCCGGCGCGATCGCTGCTGCGACTCCACCTTGTGCCCAATCGCTGGCCCCAATTTTTAGTTCATCCTTGCTGACAATGGCAACTCGGAGGTGTTGGGGAAGACATAAAGCGGTATAAAGTCCGGCGGCACCTGCACCAACGATAATAATATCAAACTGCATGATTGTGGGAATTGCCCTTAAGTGTCAGCTAAAACAAACAGTATAGCTAATTTCAAAGCTCATCACCTGAGTGTTACTCAAATCAATGTATTCAATGCTTGTTGGGCTTAAATGGCAAAATGGGAATCAATCAAGGCGCAATCACTACACTTGCTGTTGTCTTTCGCGATCAGCTTCTACCTAACTAACGATTAATCCCATCGGCATCAGCCAAAACATTCCTTGTTTTCCCCTAGTCTAACCTTGATTGAGGATGAAACTAGGAGGAAGCATCGCTTAAGATCAATAAGTAATCAGATTCTTTATTAGCTAGCCATCATGTTAACTTCAACTGATTTTAGAGGCTTATTTAACCAATGCTTTTTTAATAATTTTTTCCCATTGCCTGCAAGTAGCCCAATGATTATTGGGTTAAAGACCCCCAATTTTGAACTTCCTGATCTGACCAACGATCAGCAAATCAAATTAAACGACTATCGCGATCAAAAACCAGTGATCCTCGCTTTTACTCGCATTTTTACCGAAAAACAATATTGTCCCCTTTGTTATCCTCATATTGTTGAATTAAACCAGCGTTATGAAGAATTTACAGCGCAGGGAATTGAGCTTTTAATGTTGACCAGCACGGATGTTGCCCAAACCAAACAAGTTGTGCGAGACTTAGGAATTAAATTTCCGTTACTGAGTAATCCCACTTGTAGTGTCTTCCGTAAATATGGTGTGGGTCAAGCCTTAGGGGCGCCCTTACCTGCTCAATTTGTCTTAGATCAAGAAGGCACTTTGCTCTATAAACATCTTTTTTCTTTCCTATCTTCAAATGCCAGTGTCGATGAGCTATTATCAGTTTTTTCTACTTTAGAACAGCAACCTGTTACAGCTCAAAGTTGATTGAAAAAATTAGCAAAAAAAATGAACTACGTACTCACTGGGGTTGTTTGTGAAAAGAGCATCGCACTCCCAGCAATTCCCTAATGGTAACCATTATTCTGACGAGTCGGGCTAACTGATTCAGGATCTACTTTCAGTTTTTTAATCA
Above is a window of Cyanobacteria bacterium GSL.Bin1 DNA encoding:
- a CDS encoding redoxin domain-containing protein codes for the protein MLTSTDFRGLFNQCFFNNFFPLPASSPMIIGLKTPNFELPDLTNDQQIKLNDYRDQKPVILAFTRIFTEKQYCPLCYPHIVELNQRYEEFTAQGIELLMLTSTDVAQTKQVVRDLGIKFPLLSNPTCSVFRKYGVGQALGAPLPAQFVLDQEGTLLYKHLFSFLSSNASVDELLSVFSTLEQQPVTAQS